The following coding sequences are from one Candidatus Omnitrophota bacterium window:
- a CDS encoding TonB C-terminal domain-containing protein, producing MNTESIFQRTLIASLILHSVIFLSIPQLNPFIRDKRMTKVRIVYLKNPPQPPKPKPFTKQTQSKRNSRVSINSRISKFDRIIPRPAADKNGIPGKKTLTINDMNFIKPAANKPDINALKKKISLAPVEMNKINNPSYVSYYNLVREKIRRAAYQNYSHAETGEVYLAFVVSKLGALNTVKLIEERSSGNIYLREVAIRSIRDAAPFPPFSKDLDYPQLSFNVIISFTIE from the coding sequence ATGAATACCGAAAGTATCTTCCAGCGGACGCTGATCGCGTCCCTGATATTGCATAGTGTTATTTTTCTAAGCATACCCCAGCTCAATCCTTTTATCCGCGATAAACGGATGACCAAGGTGCGGATCGTATATCTTAAAAACCCTCCGCAGCCGCCGAAACCCAAGCCGTTCACCAAACAAACCCAATCTAAAAGAAACAGTCGCGTCAGCATAAATTCCCGGATCAGCAAATTTGACCGGATCATCCCCCGGCCCGCGGCAGACAAGAACGGAATCCCGGGCAAGAAAACCCTGACTATCAACGATATGAACTTCATAAAACCAGCGGCGAACAAGCCGGATATAAACGCGCTCAAGAAAAAAATATCCCTGGCCCCGGTTGAAATGAACAAGATCAATAATCCTTCTTATGTCAGTTATTACAACCTGGTCCGCGAAAAGATCAGAAGGGCAGCTTATCAAAATTACTCCCACGCCGAGACCGGCGAGGTTTATCTCGCCTTTGTGGTCTCAAAACTCGGGGCACTGAACACGGTCAAACTGATAGAAGAGAGGTCGTCCGGAAATATTTATTTACGGGAAGTGGCGATCCGCAGCATCCGCGACGCCGCACCGTTCCCGCCGTTTTCCAAAGACCTGGACTACCCGCAGCTCTCATTTAACGTAATAATCTCATTTACCATTGAGTAA
- a CDS encoding TonB-dependent receptor: DLNYTFQKAVDKHTNKYIVYQPKHKVDAALRYHDINGFTCELNGQFTGRRYKDTTNNDPVKEFYVFNLSLSKKVNENITGYLWLKNIFDRKYEVIKDYPMPGFSITTGVKVTF, encoded by the coding sequence GATTTGAATTATACATTCCAGAAAGCGGTGGATAAACACACGAATAAATATATAGTTTATCAACCCAAGCATAAAGTCGACGCCGCATTAAGATATCACGACATAAACGGGTTCACCTGCGAATTAAACGGGCAATTTACCGGCCGCAGGTATAAAGATACAACCAATAACGATCCGGTAAAAGAGTTCTATGTTTTCAACCTCAGCCTTTCCAAGAAGGTCAATGAGAACATAACCGGATACCTCTGGTTAAAGAACATCTTCGACCGTAAATACGAAGTGATCAAAGATTATCCAATGCCGGGATTTTCCATAACCACCGGCGTAAAGGTAACCTTCTAA